A region from the Sandaracinus amylolyticus genome encodes:
- a CDS encoding GlsB/YeaQ/YmgE family stress response membrane protein — protein MAVLILSWIVVAFLFALFAHALLPDDGAIDVDVTLVLGMTGALIGGALANHLVGEPLWGVHAAGFAGGAMGAIGGVATGALGQRRRASQAQRTS, from the coding sequence ATGGCAGTCCTGATTCTCTCGTGGATCGTCGTCGCGTTCCTCTTCGCGCTCTTCGCCCACGCGCTGCTTCCAGACGACGGCGCGATCGACGTCGACGTGACCCTCGTCCTCGGGATGACCGGCGCGCTGATCGGTGGGGCGCTCGCGAACCACCTGGTCGGGGAGCCGCTCTGGGGCGTGCACGCAGCGGGCTTCGCGGGCGGCGCGATGGGCGCGATCGGTGGTGTCGCGACGGGCGCGCTGGGGCAGCGGCGCCGCGCTTCGCAGGCCCAGCGCACGTCCTAG
- a CDS encoding YihY/virulence factor BrkB family protein, producing MWHHARTEVRHGAIGVVRAFVAVVREALASYQRHRGSLLGAALAFYTLLSIAPLLVVAVAIAGVVFGEGNARMQLMRAIEGFAGERAAAMVGAWTDEASAASSEATVIGLVLFALGASRVFAQLESTLDAVWDAPVKEHESVRGAVRWMVVQRAISFVLVLGFGLVIAGSLVAQTVLDLITVQLADRGVAVHLALRGAHAMLSIGVLTLAFALAFRRAPHRHVELHETWIGAMVTALLFSIGNALLGAYFARVDVGAAYGAAGSVIVVLLWLAFSGQILVFGAELTRVVAMRGGHVRAREGAPPWVDDEPVASVPARARSRRAAPPRVAPPVLGTGRRST from the coding sequence ATGTGGCACCACGCGCGCACCGAGGTCCGCCACGGCGCGATCGGGGTGGTGCGGGCCTTCGTCGCCGTCGTGCGCGAGGCGCTCGCGTCCTACCAGCGCCACCGCGGCAGCCTGCTCGGTGCGGCGCTCGCGTTCTACACGCTGCTCTCGATCGCCCCGCTCCTCGTCGTCGCGGTCGCGATCGCCGGCGTCGTGTTCGGCGAGGGCAACGCGCGCATGCAGCTGATGCGCGCGATCGAGGGCTTCGCGGGCGAGCGCGCCGCCGCGATGGTCGGCGCGTGGACCGACGAGGCGAGCGCGGCGAGCTCGGAGGCGACGGTGATCGGCCTCGTGCTCTTCGCGCTCGGCGCGTCGCGCGTGTTCGCGCAGCTCGAGTCGACGCTCGACGCGGTGTGGGACGCGCCGGTGAAGGAGCACGAGAGCGTGCGCGGCGCGGTGCGCTGGATGGTCGTGCAGCGCGCGATCTCGTTCGTGCTGGTGCTCGGCTTCGGGCTCGTCATCGCGGGCTCGCTCGTCGCGCAGACGGTGCTCGATCTCATCACCGTGCAGCTCGCGGATCGCGGCGTCGCGGTGCACCTCGCGCTGCGCGGCGCGCACGCGATGCTCTCGATCGGCGTGCTCACGCTCGCGTTCGCGCTCGCGTTCCGGCGCGCTCCGCACCGCCACGTCGAGCTCCACGAGACCTGGATCGGCGCGATGGTCACCGCGCTGCTCTTCAGCATCGGCAACGCGCTGCTCGGCGCGTACTTCGCGCGCGTCGACGTCGGCGCGGCGTACGGCGCGGCGGGCTCGGTGATCGTGGTGCTCCTCTGGCTCGCGTTCTCCGGGCAGATCCTGGTGTTCGGCGCCGAGCTCACGCGCGTCGTGGCGATGCGCGGCGGCCACGTGAGGGCCCGCGAGGGCGCGCCGCCGTGGGTCGACGACGAGCCCGTGGCGAGCGTGCCCGCGCGCGCACGATCGAGGCGCGCCGCACCTCCGCGCGTGGCACCGCCCGTGCTGGGAACGGGCCGGAGGTCTACGTGA
- a CDS encoding DUF1328 family protein, translated as MLYWSVVFFVLALIAAIFGFGGIAAGAATIGKILFVGFLALAVLSLVAGRRPTLRT; from the coding sequence ATGTTGTACTGGTCTGTGGTGTTCTTCGTCCTCGCGCTCATCGCGGCGATCTTCGGCTTCGGCGGGATCGCGGCGGGCGCTGCGACGATCGGCAAGATCCTGTTCGTCGGGTTCCTCGCGCTCGCGGTGCTGAGCCTGGTCGCGGGCCGCCGTCCCACGCTGCGCACCTGA
- a CDS encoding universal stress protein, producing MNIAAILCPVDFSASSEAAARFASSIARDLGAEVHLAHVVPLPMPAMPVPEIGLAPQEMMGPPLPQMQREASASLRQLATQLCLEPHVHVVTGTAAREIVKLAKSIGAGMIVMGTHGRTGLAHLLLGSTAERVVRTAPMPVLVVPHHRES from the coding sequence GTGAACATCGCGGCCATTCTCTGCCCCGTCGACTTCTCGGCGAGTTCCGAGGCTGCCGCGCGCTTCGCTTCGTCGATCGCGCGCGATCTCGGCGCCGAGGTCCACCTCGCGCACGTCGTCCCGCTCCCGATGCCGGCGATGCCGGTGCCCGAGATCGGCCTCGCGCCGCAGGAGATGATGGGCCCGCCGCTGCCGCAGATGCAGCGCGAGGCGTCCGCGAGCCTTCGTCAGCTCGCGACGCAGCTCTGCCTCGAGCCGCACGTGCACGTCGTCACCGGCACCGCCGCGCGCGAGATCGTGAAGCTCGCGAAGAGCATCGGCGCCGGCATGATCGTGATGGGCACCCACGGGCGCACCGGGCTCGCGCACCTGCTGCTCGGCAGCACCGCCGAGCGCGTCGTGCGCACCGCGCCGATGCCCGTGCTCGTCGTGCCCCACCATCGCGAGAGCTGA
- a CDS encoding response regulator, protein MIVKTVRPLEGAHVLVVEDDPDILELHAIALREAGADVHAVGSARAALEVLDTGASFDVIVSDLSMPEVDGFELMRRVRARGGRAASVPALAVTALGEEDHVDEAARAGFHAHVRKPLAPEDLVLAIACLVPTKRRLLG, encoded by the coding sequence ATGATCGTGAAGACCGTCAGGCCGCTCGAAGGTGCCCACGTCCTCGTCGTCGAGGACGACCCCGACATCCTCGAGCTCCACGCGATCGCGCTGCGCGAGGCGGGCGCGGACGTGCACGCCGTCGGCTCGGCGCGCGCGGCGCTGGAGGTGCTCGACACGGGCGCGTCGTTCGACGTGATCGTGAGCGACCTGTCGATGCCCGAGGTCGACGGCTTCGAGCTCATGCGCCGCGTGCGCGCGCGGGGCGGCCGCGCGGCGAGCGTCCCGGCGCTCGCGGTGACCGCGCTCGGCGAAGAGGACCACGTCGACGAAGCAGCGCGCGCGGGCTTCCACGCGCACGTCCGCAAGCCGCTCGCGCCGGAGGACCTCGTGCTCGCCATCGCGTGCTTGGTCCCGACGAAGCGCCGGCTGCTCGGGTGA
- a CDS encoding ATP-binding protein yields MLGPLADILPHVVWETDPRGQLTAVNARWVEYTGVCADDSMRLGWSAVLHPDDVGARLGTRPDGFGDTQMSRVRVRRRDGAWRWHELRACAVRESDGTLSRWVGTLTDVHDEQSSGETTLTDRPDRTGAIPRTPPNHERAILDALLGQAPIGIAILDRELRYLEVNEVLARMNGRARDAHLGRHLDEIIDAESAARAKEIAAEVLASGLPSPQLHVRWRVGVGDGAAPKVNDGLASYVPVRSGESIVGIAVIIVDVTDERRMAEALAESERRFRMVQDASHEGFLALRAERAEGAGGITLRCVYANHAASETLGSERTIAGADLREVWPEIEQSILWGLLTRVLDGGEAQSVEVARPTRGAGSWFQCWVAPLGPDEVALRFDDITARKRGEQALAIVGEVTRALGASLVREEMLQGFARSVVVEMADVCAVHLRDATGRVRCVATADSRTDSPDTRAIADLFRDDESAKHGLGAVLRTGTSDLVAEVTPDLLRSVARDDDARRALEGLGTRAWIFVPLSVRGEVAGALTLESAQAGRPYDLADRFIAEELGRRVSAALENVLLYEEAQRANALKDEFLSIVSHELRTPLSTILGWSKLLMDDPKPAQERVRKGLEVIQRNAQAQARIVDDILDTSRILRNKITLDPKVVPVSAPMEEAVDLVRNGATERGIEMALDVDRAATVRGDAMRLRQIFFHLLTNAVKFTPQGGRVTARVVRDGNATIAQVIDTGAGIDPSFLPFLFDRFRQADASSTRRHGGLGLGLAISRKLVELHGGTISVQSEGLGRGATFTVRLPDGRASSEPGTSPGISIAPRAKTPDLVGVRVLLVDDHDDARELYGSVLSLRGARVTLAASAAQARARLAESRFDILVSDIAMPYEDGISLVSFAKKHDPVMQAIAISAFSQPDDVRRALEAGFEHYLTKPVDTHELVTKVAELCDVRTSSYG; encoded by the coding sequence GTGCTGGGACCCCTCGCCGACATCCTTCCGCACGTGGTGTGGGAGACGGACCCGCGCGGTCAGCTCACCGCCGTCAACGCTCGTTGGGTCGAGTACACCGGCGTCTGCGCCGACGACTCGATGCGGCTCGGCTGGTCCGCCGTGCTCCATCCCGACGACGTCGGCGCGCGGCTCGGGACGCGGCCCGATGGGTTCGGCGACACCCAGATGTCGCGCGTCCGCGTGAGACGTCGCGACGGCGCGTGGCGATGGCACGAGCTCCGCGCGTGCGCGGTGCGCGAGAGCGACGGCACGCTGAGCCGGTGGGTGGGAACCCTGACCGACGTGCACGACGAGCAGAGCTCCGGCGAGACGACGTTGACCGACCGACCCGACCGAACCGGCGCGATCCCGCGCACGCCGCCGAACCACGAGCGCGCGATCCTCGACGCACTGCTCGGCCAGGCGCCGATCGGCATCGCCATCCTCGATCGCGAGCTGCGCTACCTCGAGGTGAACGAGGTGCTCGCGCGCATGAACGGTCGCGCGCGCGACGCGCACCTCGGGCGCCACCTCGACGAGATCATCGACGCCGAGAGCGCGGCGCGCGCGAAGGAGATCGCGGCGGAGGTGCTCGCGTCGGGCCTGCCCTCGCCGCAGCTGCACGTGCGGTGGCGCGTCGGCGTCGGGGACGGCGCGGCGCCGAAGGTGAACGACGGGCTCGCGAGCTACGTGCCGGTGCGCTCGGGCGAGTCGATCGTCGGCATCGCGGTGATCATCGTCGACGTGACCGACGAGCGGCGCATGGCCGAGGCGCTCGCGGAGAGCGAGCGCCGGTTCCGCATGGTGCAGGACGCGTCGCACGAGGGGTTCCTCGCGCTGCGCGCCGAGCGCGCGGAGGGCGCGGGCGGGATCACGCTGCGCTGCGTGTACGCGAACCACGCGGCGAGCGAGACGCTCGGGAGCGAGCGCACGATCGCGGGCGCGGATCTGCGCGAGGTGTGGCCGGAGATCGAGCAGTCGATCCTCTGGGGGCTGCTCACGCGCGTGCTCGACGGCGGCGAGGCGCAGAGCGTCGAGGTCGCGCGTCCGACGCGCGGCGCGGGCTCGTGGTTCCAGTGCTGGGTCGCGCCGCTCGGGCCGGACGAGGTCGCGCTGCGCTTCGACGACATCACGGCGCGCAAGCGCGGCGAGCAAGCGCTCGCGATCGTCGGCGAGGTCACGCGCGCGCTCGGCGCGTCGCTGGTGCGCGAGGAGATGCTGCAGGGCTTCGCGCGATCGGTCGTCGTCGAGATGGCCGACGTGTGCGCGGTGCACCTGCGTGACGCGACGGGGCGCGTGCGCTGCGTCGCGACGGCGGACTCGCGCACCGACTCGCCGGACACGCGCGCGATCGCCGATCTCTTCCGCGACGACGAGAGCGCGAAGCACGGGCTCGGCGCGGTGCTGCGCACCGGGACGAGTGATCTCGTGGCCGAGGTGACGCCCGACCTGCTGCGCTCGGTCGCGCGCGACGACGACGCGCGGCGCGCGCTCGAGGGGCTCGGCACGCGCGCGTGGATCTTCGTGCCGCTCTCGGTGCGTGGTGAGGTCGCGGGCGCGCTGACGCTCGAGTCCGCGCAGGCGGGTCGTCCGTACGACCTCGCGGATCGCTTCATCGCGGAGGAGCTCGGCCGTCGCGTGTCGGCGGCGCTCGAGAACGTCCTGCTCTACGAAGAGGCGCAGCGCGCGAACGCGCTGAAGGACGAGTTCCTCTCGATCGTCTCGCACGAGCTGCGCACGCCGCTCTCGACGATCCTCGGTTGGTCGAAGCTGCTGATGGACGATCCCAAGCCCGCGCAGGAGCGCGTGCGCAAGGGGCTCGAGGTCATCCAGCGCAACGCGCAGGCGCAGGCGCGCATCGTCGACGACATCCTCGACACGTCGCGCATCCTCCGGAACAAGATCACGCTCGATCCCAAGGTCGTGCCGGTCTCGGCGCCGATGGAGGAAGCCGTCGATCTCGTGCGCAACGGCGCGACCGAGCGCGGGATCGAGATGGCGCTCGACGTCGATCGCGCCGCGACGGTGCGCGGCGACGCGATGCGCCTGCGCCAGATCTTCTTCCACCTGCTGACGAACGCGGTGAAGTTCACGCCACAAGGCGGCCGCGTCACCGCGCGCGTGGTGCGCGACGGGAACGCGACGATCGCGCAGGTGATCGACACCGGCGCGGGGATCGATCCGTCGTTCCTGCCGTTCTTGTTCGATCGCTTCCGCCAGGCCGACGCGAGCTCGACGCGCAGGCACGGCGGGCTCGGGCTCGGGTTGGCGATCTCGCGCAAGCTCGTCGAGCTACACGGCGGGACCATCTCGGTGCAGAGCGAAGGGCTCGGGCGCGGCGCGACGTTCACGGTGCGCCTGCCCGACGGGCGCGCCTCGAGCGAGCCGGGCACGTCGCCCGGCATCAGCATCGCGCCGCGCGCGAAGACGCCGGATCTCGTGGGCGTGCGCGTGCTGCTCGTCGACGATCACGACGACGCGCGCGAGCTCTACGGCTCGGTGCTCTCGCTGCGCGGCGCGCGCGTGACGCTCGCCGCGTCGGCGGCGCAGGCGCGCGCACGGCTCGCCGAGTCGCGCTTCGACATCCTCGTGAGCGACATCGCGATGCCCTACGAGGACGGGATCTCCCTGGTGAGCTTCGCGAAGAAGCACGATCCCGTGATGCAGGCGATCGCGATCTCCGCGTTCTCGCAGCCCGACGACGTCCGGCGCGCGCTCGAAGCAGGGTTCGAGCACTACCTGACGAAGCCGGTGGACACGCACGAGCTCGTGACCAAGGTCGCCGAGCTCTGCGACGTGCGGACGTCTTCGTACGGCTGA
- a CDS encoding serine/threonine-protein kinase, which produces MLGDRYRIVRHLADGGMGKVYVGEQIRLGMSVAVKILDRAGYEDPMLAGRFEREAIATAALRCPHIVQVFDWGILPEGGCYLVMELLPGADLATLMMQDGLFGVERTLHVLRQLAIAIDHAHSHGIVHRDLKPENVMVDLEAGDFVTVLDFGVARDLRQSSTFSDYGEVVGTPEYMSPEQAMGLEDLVGPACDRWALAVIAMEMLTGDLPYPSAPATTTLRYIAESVPRRPSELGFSVPGLDAVFDRAMARKPRDRHGSARELVDDLERVLLAWVRANESHDADENATSGVRPRLHAAEIAATTPEARVLAAGSYAMSAAAIADMPCDEVSTARMTSAIVLAGLTLVGSAFAAGWMACMALAGGG; this is translated from the coding sequence GTGCTCGGCGATCGCTACCGCATCGTCCGGCATCTCGCCGACGGCGGGATGGGGAAGGTCTACGTCGGCGAGCAGATCCGGCTCGGCATGTCGGTCGCGGTGAAGATCCTCGACCGCGCCGGCTACGAGGATCCGATGCTCGCCGGGCGCTTCGAGCGCGAGGCCATCGCGACCGCGGCGCTGCGCTGCCCGCACATCGTGCAGGTGTTCGACTGGGGGATCCTGCCCGAGGGTGGCTGCTACCTCGTGATGGAGCTCCTGCCCGGCGCCGACCTCGCGACGCTGATGATGCAGGACGGGCTCTTCGGCGTGGAGCGCACGCTCCACGTGCTTCGTCAGCTCGCGATCGCGATCGATCACGCGCACTCGCACGGCATCGTGCACCGCGATCTCAAGCCCGAGAACGTGATGGTCGATCTCGAGGCGGGCGACTTCGTGACCGTGCTCGACTTCGGCGTCGCGCGCGATCTCCGCCAGAGCTCGACCTTCAGCGACTACGGCGAGGTCGTCGGCACGCCCGAGTACATGTCGCCGGAGCAGGCGATGGGCCTCGAGGATCTCGTCGGGCCCGCCTGCGACCGCTGGGCGCTCGCGGTGATCGCGATGGAGATGCTCACCGGGGATCTCCCGTATCCGAGCGCGCCCGCGACGACGACGCTCCGCTACATCGCGGAGAGCGTGCCGCGGCGTCCGAGCGAGCTCGGCTTCTCGGTGCCCGGGCTCGACGCGGTCTTCGATCGCGCGATGGCGCGCAAGCCGCGCGACCGTCACGGCAGCGCGCGCGAGCTCGTGGACGATCTCGAGCGCGTGCTGCTCGCCTGGGTGCGCGCGAACGAGTCGCACGACGCCGACGAGAACGCGACGTCGGGCGTGCGCCCGAGGCTGCACGCCGCCGAGATCGCGGCGACCACGCCCGAGGCGCGCGTGCTCGCCGCCGGCAGCTACGCGATGAGCGCCGCGGCGATCGCGGACATGCCGTGCGACGAGGTCTCGACCGCGCGCATGACCAGCGCGATCGTGCTCGCAGGGCTCACGCTCGTCGGCTCGGCGTTCGCCGCCGGATGGATGGCGTGCATGGCCCTCGCGGGCGGCGGCTGA
- a CDS encoding AI-2E family transporter, whose protein sequence is MSTRTTVRLPATVVARTAATLDDDPRFDAFDRAPVLGAPDLDRASVDALAPLRASVSSPSSSYPGVPIAPPTTSSGAPTPRHVIALRVGLALLFVATCVVLWPFWPWLTLAAWFAALARPIVERLARVTHGRRAAAAVVTMLLLVLSLGPLLGLAVSLSADAADLVHEVTRTRSGRQAVIAIVSPDGAIPRPDLDVPTVVHVFRSQGERAWTMASSVAGATADLVLGLFVFFTAAFFCLVDGPRAFEWVERHTPIAHRHALRFAGAFVETGRGLFVGVGLTGLVQAVIATAAYWALGVPRPFVLGVLTFVASFIPTVGTALVWVPVALGLAFTGRESEAALLAGVGILVVGTVDNLLRPVLARWGRLHMHTFVVLVSMLGGLAVAGGWGLMLGPLVVRLTLEALRIAKEEEIV, encoded by the coding sequence ATGTCGACGCGCACGACGGTGAGGTTGCCGGCCACCGTCGTCGCACGCACCGCTGCCACGCTCGACGACGATCCGCGCTTCGACGCATTCGATCGCGCGCCCGTGCTCGGAGCGCCCGATCTCGATCGCGCATCGGTGGACGCGCTCGCGCCGCTCCGCGCGAGCGTCTCGAGCCCGAGCAGCTCCTACCCCGGCGTCCCGATCGCGCCGCCGACGACCTCGTCGGGCGCACCGACGCCGCGCCACGTCATCGCGCTGCGGGTCGGGCTCGCGCTGCTCTTCGTCGCGACCTGCGTCGTGCTCTGGCCGTTCTGGCCGTGGCTCACGCTCGCGGCGTGGTTCGCCGCGCTCGCGCGCCCGATCGTCGAGCGCCTCGCGCGCGTCACCCACGGGCGGCGCGCCGCGGCCGCGGTGGTCACGATGCTGCTGCTCGTGCTCTCGCTCGGGCCGCTGCTCGGGCTCGCGGTGTCGCTCTCCGCCGATGCCGCGGACCTCGTGCACGAGGTCACGCGGACGCGCTCGGGGCGCCAGGCGGTGATCGCGATCGTCTCGCCCGACGGCGCGATCCCGCGCCCCGACCTCGACGTGCCGACGGTGGTGCACGTCTTCCGCAGCCAGGGCGAGCGCGCGTGGACGATGGCGAGCAGCGTCGCCGGCGCGACCGCCGATCTCGTGCTCGGCCTGTTCGTGTTCTTCACCGCTGCGTTCTTCTGTCTCGTCGACGGGCCGCGCGCGTTCGAGTGGGTCGAGCGTCACACGCCGATCGCGCACCGCCACGCGCTGCGCTTCGCCGGCGCGTTCGTCGAGACGGGGCGCGGGCTCTTCGTCGGCGTCGGGCTCACCGGGCTCGTTCAGGCGGTGATCGCGACCGCCGCGTACTGGGCGCTCGGCGTACCGCGCCCGTTCGTGCTCGGCGTGCTCACGTTCGTCGCGTCGTTCATCCCGACCGTCGGCACCGCGCTCGTGTGGGTGCCGGTCGCGCTCGGCCTCGCGTTCACCGGTCGCGAGTCGGAGGCCGCGCTGCTCGCGGGCGTCGGCATCCTCGTCGTCGGCACCGTCGACAACCTGCTGCGCCCCGTGCTCGCGCGCTGGGGGCGGCTGCACATGCACACCTTCGTGGTGCTGGTCTCGATGCTCGGCGGGCTCGCCGTCGCGGGCGGGTGGGGCCTGATGCTCGGCCCGCTCGTCGTGCGCCTGACGCTCGAGGCGCTCCGGATCGCGAAGGAGGAGGAGATCGTTTGA
- a CDS encoding GlsB/YeaQ/YmgE family stress response membrane protein, with translation MLITILTWIVFGLVVGFIARAVVPGSQPMSIPGTILLGVAGSFVGGLVGNLLAGNTALQVHAAGFIGSVLGAILLLVLMMFATRRRLA, from the coding sequence ATGTTGATCACCATCCTGACCTGGATCGTCTTCGGTCTCGTCGTCGGCTTCATCGCGCGCGCAGTGGTGCCCGGCTCGCAGCCCATGAGCATCCCCGGCACGATCCTCCTCGGCGTCGCCGGCTCGTTCGTCGGTGGCCTGGTCGGCAACCTGCTCGCGGGCAACACGGCGCTGCAGGTGCACGCCGCGGGCTTCATCGGCTCGGTGCTCGGTGCGATCCTGCTGCTCGTGTTGATGATGTTCGCCACGCGGCGCCGGCTCGCGTGA
- a CDS encoding serine/threonine-protein kinase produces MSEEGSSISRGPAPGDVLEGRWRITALLGRGGHAGVYRGQHARLRYPVAIKTLSVDPRSAIADDLRSRLLTEAEIGALVRHPNVLKIFDVGSTSAGEPYLVMELVEGETLRERLDRGPLTIAQAVDLARQVLAGLSALAQHGIVHRDVKPSNIMLKPGRRGVRAKLIDLGVARRLRGNAGGDQGEGFLVGTPSYMAPEQLRAQLVDPRADVYSLGVVLYESLTGSVPPRPTFVERYAVEPELEIDELPPVRQKRPECPPWLESIVKRCVAVDRNARYQSAAAAAEALAVLARDLGLPSGARAWVEDPTRAPIRTIDDAGPDERTTRHIRRGGGSRRVPWQS; encoded by the coding sequence ATGAGCGAGGAAGGATCGTCGATCAGCCGTGGGCCCGCGCCCGGCGACGTGCTCGAGGGCCGGTGGCGCATCACCGCGCTGCTCGGTCGCGGAGGCCACGCCGGCGTCTATCGAGGCCAGCACGCGCGGCTGCGCTACCCGGTCGCGATCAAGACGCTCTCGGTCGATCCGCGCTCCGCGATCGCCGACGACCTGCGCTCGCGGCTCCTGACCGAGGCCGAGATCGGCGCGCTCGTGCGGCACCCGAACGTGCTGAAGATCTTCGACGTCGGGAGCACGTCCGCGGGCGAGCCCTACCTCGTGATGGAGCTCGTCGAGGGCGAGACCCTCCGCGAGCGGCTCGATCGCGGACCGCTCACGATCGCGCAGGCGGTCGACCTCGCGCGGCAGGTGCTCGCCGGGCTCAGCGCGCTCGCGCAGCACGGCATCGTCCACCGCGACGTGAAGCCCTCGAACATCATGCTGAAGCCAGGCCGTCGCGGCGTGCGCGCGAAGCTGATCGATCTCGGTGTGGCGCGCCGGCTGCGCGGAAATGCCGGCGGCGATCAGGGCGAGGGCTTCCTCGTCGGCACCCCGAGCTACATGGCGCCGGAGCAGCTGCGCGCGCAGCTCGTCGATCCGCGCGCCGACGTCTACTCGCTCGGCGTCGTCCTCTACGAGTCGCTCACCGGCTCGGTGCCGCCGCGGCCGACGTTCGTGGAGCGCTACGCGGTCGAGCCCGAGCTCGAGATCGACGAGCTCCCGCCCGTCCGCCAGAAGCGCCCCGAGTGTCCGCCCTGGCTCGAGTCGATCGTCAAGCGCTGCGTCGCGGTCGACCGCAACGCGCGCTACCAGAGCGCGGCGGCTGCGGCCGAGGCGCTCGCCGTGCTCGCGCGCGATCTCGGTCTGCCGAGCGGCGCACGGGCGTGGGTCGAGGATCCCACGCGCGCGCCCATCCGCACGATCGACGACGCGGGCCCCGACGAACGCACCACCCGTCACATCCGACGTGGTGGTGGCTCCCGGAGGGTTCCATGGCAGTCCTGA
- a CDS encoding pyridoxamine 5'-phosphate oxidase family protein, with protein sequence MEKNAEIARLLDVARDFRFAMLTTIAEDKHLHARPMTIAELDEEDGAIWFLAAKDHASISEIQRDARALVTMQGDGSYVQWSGRAAIVDDPMRIHEVWKPSFSLWFPKGPEEGRLALIRVDIEVGEYWDQSGVMKLRTMLRRAKDAIAGRDADETPRDERVHGRVSTQQPNGRGAS encoded by the coding sequence ATGGAGAAGAACGCAGAGATCGCGCGGCTGCTCGACGTCGCGCGCGACTTCCGCTTCGCGATGCTCACGACGATCGCCGAGGACAAGCACCTTCATGCGCGCCCGATGACGATCGCCGAGCTCGACGAGGAGGACGGCGCGATCTGGTTCCTCGCCGCGAAGGACCACGCCTCGATCTCGGAGATCCAGCGCGACGCGCGCGCGCTCGTCACGATGCAGGGCGACGGCTCGTACGTGCAGTGGTCGGGTCGCGCCGCGATCGTCGACGATCCGATGCGCATCCACGAAGTGTGGAAGCCGAGCTTCTCGCTCTGGTTCCCGAAGGGACCCGAGGAAGGACGCCTCGCGCTGATCCGCGTCGACATCGAGGTCGGCGAGTACTGGGATCAGAGCGGCGTGATGAAGCTGCGCACGATGCTCCGGCGCGCGAAGGACGCGATCGCCGGGCGCGATGCCGACGAGACCCCGCGCGACGAGCGCGTCCACGGCCGCGTGAGCACGCAGCAGCCGAACGGTCGCGGCGCGAGCTGA
- a CDS encoding alpha/beta fold hydrolase, which produces MEMLGHARVVRVNDCDVAWGELGEGPPLVLLHGLADSHRTFRRIAPALARTHRVLMPDLPGHGYSGRPADAPYDAPWFASTIAAWMEAAGAPHAAICGHSFGGGVALAMLRDHAARVERLALIAPGGLGREVTPWLRFSALPVARALLGSILARRIATRLAVSPLGPARFARPEPEELARYAVLAAMPGTAEALQRILDASLDVNGQRATFWEVVDAKTTLPPIAVLWGMLDPVLPFAHARRAAEKLLHASVHAYERCGHFPHLDCPERVLADLSAFLGDAERPCCRLVDCGDDGTQRAQWLDGLAMAAE; this is translated from the coding sequence ATGGAGATGCTGGGTCACGCGCGGGTCGTGAGGGTGAACGACTGCGACGTGGCGTGGGGCGAGCTCGGCGAAGGCCCCCCGCTCGTGCTGCTGCACGGGCTCGCGGACTCGCACCGCACGTTCCGGCGGATCGCGCCCGCGCTCGCGCGCACGCATCGCGTGCTGATGCCCGATCTACCGGGCCACGGGTACTCGGGGCGCCCCGCCGACGCGCCGTACGACGCGCCGTGGTTCGCATCGACGATCGCCGCGTGGATGGAGGCCGCGGGCGCGCCGCACGCGGCGATCTGCGGCCACTCGTTCGGCGGCGGCGTCGCGCTCGCGATGCTGCGCGATCACGCGGCGCGCGTGGAGCGCCTCGCGCTGATCGCGCCCGGCGGGCTCGGCCGCGAGGTCACGCCGTGGCTGCGCTTCAGCGCGCTCCCGGTCGCGCGCGCGCTGCTCGGATCGATCCTCGCGCGTCGCATCGCGACGCGGCTCGCGGTGTCGCCGCTCGGCCCCGCGCGGTTCGCGCGCCCGGAGCCCGAAGAGCTCGCGCGCTACGCGGTGCTCGCGGCGATGCCGGGCACCGCCGAGGCGCTGCAGCGCATCCTCGACGCGAGCCTCGACGTGAACGGACAGCGCGCGACGTTCTGGGAGGTCGTCGACGCGAAGACGACGCTCCCGCCGATCGCGGTGCTGTGGGGCATGCTCGATCCGGTGCTGCCCTTCGCGCACGCGCGGCGCGCCGCCGAGAAGCTCCTGCACGCGTCGGTGCACGCGTACGAGCGCTGCGGCCACTTCCCGCACCTCGACTGCCCGGAGCGCGTGCTCGCGGATCTCTCGGCGTTCCTCGGCGACGCGGAGCGCCCGTGCTGTCGGCTCGTCGACTGCGGCGACGACGGGACGCAGCGCGCGCAGTGGCTCGACGGTCTCGCGATGGCCGCGGAGTGA